From the genome of Candidatus Thermoplasmatota archaeon, one region includes:
- a CDS encoding 2-oxoacid:ferredoxin oxidoreductase subunit beta, whose translation MASETATKGAGAATAKLALKDYKEDVHNDWCPGCGDFGILNAVQMALSDLQLAPHRTAVFSGIGCSGKTPHYVRTYGVHTLHGRVLGFATGAKIANPELEIVVVGGDGDGYGIGAGHFVAAGRRNLDMAYIVYNNGVYGLTKGQASPTLKQGMKTKSLSSPNINDGVNPLALALSAGYTWIGRGYAYDIKHLKELMKQAIAHRGMALLDILQPCPTYNNIHTKEYWSGADKGNQARVYKLEDSGYQGEVRDPTSEDEIVQKKIQAFQKAQEWGERTPIGVFYKVDLPTYEERIDARVPGYLEKPPALASYMDGTGRPTADIAKVLDDLRVY comes from the coding sequence ATGGCGTCTGAGACGGCGACGAAGGGAGCGGGCGCGGCCACGGCCAAGCTTGCGCTCAAGGACTACAAAGAGGACGTGCACAACGACTGGTGCCCCGGCTGCGGCGACTTTGGCATCCTAAACGCCGTCCAGATGGCGCTCTCGGACCTGCAGCTTGCCCCGCACCGCACGGCCGTCTTCTCCGGCATCGGCTGCTCGGGCAAGACGCCCCACTACGTGCGCACGTACGGCGTCCACACGCTGCACGGCCGCGTGCTCGGCTTTGCCACGGGCGCGAAGATCGCAAACCCCGAGCTCGAGATCGTCGTGGTCGGCGGCGACGGGGACGGGTACGGCATCGGCGCGGGCCACTTCGTGGCCGCCGGACGGCGCAACCTCGACATGGCCTACATCGTCTACAACAACGGCGTCTACGGCCTCACGAAGGGCCAGGCCTCGCCCACGCTCAAGCAGGGCATGAAGACGAAAAGCCTCTCCTCGCCCAACATCAACGACGGCGTGAACCCGCTGGCGCTTGCGCTCTCGGCCGGCTACACGTGGATCGGCCGCGGCTACGCCTACGACATCAAGCACCTGAAGGAGCTCATGAAGCAGGCCATCGCCCACCGCGGCATGGCGCTCCTCGACATCCTCCAGCCGTGCCCCACGTACAACAACATCCACACGAAGGAGTACTGGAGCGGCGCGGACAAGGGCAACCAGGCGCGCGTGTACAAGCTCGAGGACTCCGGCTACCAGGGAGAGGTCCGCGACCCCACGAGCGAGGACGAGATCGTCCAGAAGAAGATCCAGGCGTTCCAGAAGGCCCAGGAATGGGGCGAACGCACGCCCATCGGCGTCTTCTACAAGGTCGACCTGCCCACGTACGAGGAGCGCATCGACGCCCGCGTGCCCGGGTACCTCGAGAAGCCGCCCGCACTC
- a CDS encoding 2-oxoacid:acceptor oxidoreductase subunit alpha, whose amino-acid sequence MANQVNRLSWMVGGPQGSGVDSSARLFATACANAGLYIFGRREYYSNIKGEHSYFQIRVDEKFIRSPVDAVHLLATYENETIVRHVFANAVVPGGAIIYDPALVTGVQGKIERIPTLDDRVKQDVLAYLAKKGLGDDVDALLQDAKAKGALLVPVPYGEIINELAKEIGEKDVSRLFITKNTIAVGASMGMLHYPFADLESSIETFFAGKPKIVPMNKNAARKGYDFAARYADAFQYDLRRLTGANKPAGKRIFLQGTQAVGMAKIVVGCRFQTYYPITPASDESEFLESHPESGVVVVQHEDEIAAVTSAVGAALTGARTSTSTSGPGFCLMAEGTGWAGINEVPLVIVNYQRSGPSTGLPTRTEQGDLRFAIGAGHSDFPRIVIAPGDIEESFYDTVDAFNWAERYQLPVIVLSDKNLANNSQTIAPFDTTNVRIDRGKTLTDAQVKERNRNGDGRFARFANSEDGISPRPVLGQEAGIHWHTGDEHTALGHITEDPVVRDAMMEKRFRKLDTFEKDTPRDKKVRLYGPERADVTIVSWGSMKGVILDAMDRLAQQGLRVNFVHVKVLSPFPVKEVTELLSGARHRVCVEMNFSGQLKNVVREQTGIACESFLSKYNGRPITEDEIVDGVTKAVNQKISKVVLRHGV is encoded by the coding sequence ATGGCAAATCAAGTCAATCGGCTCTCCTGGATGGTCGGCGGCCCGCAAGGCTCGGGCGTCGACTCCAGCGCGCGACTGTTCGCCACGGCCTGCGCCAACGCGGGCCTGTACATCTTCGGTCGTCGCGAGTACTATTCGAACATCAAGGGCGAGCACTCGTACTTCCAGATCCGCGTCGATGAGAAATTCATCCGCAGCCCCGTCGACGCCGTCCACCTGCTTGCCACCTACGAGAACGAGACCATCGTGCGCCACGTCTTCGCGAACGCGGTCGTCCCCGGCGGCGCGATCATCTACGACCCCGCGCTCGTGACGGGCGTGCAGGGCAAGATCGAGCGCATCCCCACCCTCGACGACCGCGTCAAGCAGGACGTGCTCGCGTATCTTGCAAAGAAGGGCCTGGGCGACGACGTGGACGCGCTCCTGCAGGACGCGAAGGCAAAGGGCGCGCTCCTCGTGCCCGTTCCCTACGGCGAGATCATCAACGAGCTTGCCAAGGAGATCGGCGAGAAGGACGTCTCGCGCCTGTTCATCACGAAGAACACGATCGCCGTGGGCGCGTCGATGGGCATGCTGCACTACCCGTTTGCCGATCTCGAATCGTCGATCGAGACGTTCTTTGCGGGAAAGCCCAAGATCGTCCCCATGAACAAGAACGCCGCGCGCAAGGGCTACGACTTCGCCGCGCGCTACGCCGACGCCTTCCAGTACGACCTGCGCCGCCTCACCGGCGCCAACAAGCCCGCGGGCAAGCGCATCTTCCTGCAGGGCACGCAGGCCGTTGGCATGGCCAAGATCGTCGTGGGCTGCCGCTTCCAGACCTACTACCCCATCACGCCGGCCTCCGACGAGAGCGAGTTCCTCGAGTCCCACCCCGAGTCGGGCGTCGTCGTCGTGCAGCACGAGGACGAGATCGCCGCCGTGACAAGCGCCGTCGGCGCCGCGCTCACGGGCGCGCGCACGAGCACCTCCACCTCCGGACCCGGCTTCTGCCTCATGGCCGAGGGCACGGGCTGGGCCGGCATCAACGAGGTCCCGCTTGTCATCGTGAACTACCAGCGCTCGGGACCGAGCACGGGACTTCCCACGCGCACCGAGCAGGGCGACCTGCGGTTTGCAATCGGCGCTGGCCACAGCGACTTCCCGCGCATCGTGATCGCGCCCGGCGACATCGAGGAGAGCTTCTACGACACGGTCGACGCGTTCAACTGGGCCGAGCGCTACCAGCTCCCGGTCATCGTGCTCTCGGACAAGAACCTCGCGAACAACAGCCAGACGATCGCGCCGTTTGACACGACAAACGTGCGCATCGACCGCGGCAAGACGCTCACCGACGCGCAGGTGAAGGAGCGCAACCGCAACGGCGACGGGCGCTTTGCGCGCTTTGCCAACAGCGAGGACGGCATCTCGCCCCGCCCGGTGCTCGGCCAGGAGGCCGGCATCCACTGGCACACGGGCGACGAGCACACGGCGCTTGGCCACATCACCGAGGACCCCGTCGTCCGCGACGCCATGATGGAGAAGCGCTTCCGCAAGCTCGACACGTTCGAGAAGGACACTCCGCGCGACAAGAAGGTCCGGCTCTACGGGCCCGAGCGCGCCGACGTCACGATCGTGAGCTGGGGCAGCATGAAGGGCGTCATCCTCGACGCCATGGACCGGCTCGCCCAGCAGGGCCTGCGGGTGAACTTCGTGCACGTGAAGGTGCTCTCGCCCTTCCCCGTGAAGGAGGTGACGGAGCTTCTCTCGGGCGCGCGCCATCGCGTGTGCGTCGAGATGAACTTCTCCGGGCAGCTGAAGAACGTCGTCCGGGAGCAGACCGGCATCGCGTGCGAATCGTTCCTCAGCAAGTACAACGGCCGCCCGATCACGGAGGACGAGATCGTGGACGGCGTCACAAAGGCGGTCAACCAGAAGATCTCGAAGGTGGTGCTGCGGCATGGCGTCTGA